ccttaaaatgtaaacgaacttgtttgtcttagccgttggctgaacaagaagtaggactgagtggacttgtagggtctgaaagttttacattgttttgtttttgagtgcagttatataacaaaaaaaaaatcaacatttgtaaattgcactttcaggataaaaaagattgcactacagtacttgtatgaggtgaattgaaaaatattatttatcatttttacagtgcaaatatttgtaataaaaataatataaagtgagcacagtacattttatattctgtgttgtaattgaagtcaatctatttgaaaatgtaaaaaaaatccaaaaatatataataaatttcagttgtgattctattgtttaacagtgcaattaaaactgcaattaatcacgattaatttctttgagttaatcgcgtgagttaactgcgattaaacaCCAACCCTAGTAACTACGTCTGGCTGGCCCCCCGGGGGCCTCTAGCCTATAAAGGGTCAGCTACCCTGTTAAAAGAGTGTAAATAAAAGTTGTATTCACTAGTCTGAAACAATACAGAATACCACCTACCTTTGAACCAGGAGGAGCAGTCAAGCCTAAAAAAGCATACACTGCATTATTCTCTCTAGCTTCGAAGAAAGCTTCATAATCCTTcatgggagagaaagagagagagagagaaagattatGAGCCATCCAAAAATAATAAAGGATTAGTTCGATACAGTTTACCCAAGCCCACACTGAGAAAACTAAAACTTTTCAGGACTTGTGTGATCTAAAGCACAATTCAGAGGGTCAGTTCATATTTCCAGAACTAATTCTGGTATCCGTAAATTTAAAATGATGTACTTGCAAAAGATGCCAGCATGGCAACAGATAAACCACAAGCAGTGACAGCTTCACCAGTATGCCTTAACCTTGGGAGCACCACATTCATGGCAACTCAGTGCTTGGTCTCTCTGCTGTAACTGCTGATAACTGCGCCAGATGGAGGTGGCAAATGCTGTGGCATGGACATGGCTCTCCACAAGGACAGAGCTGAGCCCCCTAACTTGTTTCATCAGGGGAGATGTCAAAGTGTTGCTACTAATCTGAGACAGATTCAAATCaattatttgaaaatgaaatctaCACTTCTTTGAGTTACTAATCCTCAAGTCACAGCCTTGGCATTACACTGGCATTGTTTTCAATGATTTTGTGAATGTGAATGCTCAAAGCAAGTGGTTCTCCTCACTCTGAAGGCCAATATCTGCCTTTACACACTGCACATGTATTGGTTAAGCTTGCTTTGAGGTAAACTCAGTTAATGCACTAGCTCAGTAAACACTAGATGTATCTGCCTCATAATGTTTGGTGCTCAATTAAAGTTACAGAACTGCAACACTAACATACACAGCCACTTctagggaggaaaggggaggtggAGTATGAGGGagaaaccaccaccacacacacacagagtatatttTCTGACACACAAAATGCAAGTCTGCCCTGAGCACAGAGACTCTATGCTCATGGGTCTGATAAGTGTGGAAAGAGCTACACAATGAAACTGGTTTTGACAAACACAGTTGCAAAACACTGGCTAATCACGCTTCGGAGGCTTGTGTAAGCCACCCATCATTTCGATTACTACACACATCCCTAGCTCTGATTTCCAAAGTCACATTACAGACCTAATGTAGGCTTTTTTCCTACCCTTTCTCCCCCTTTTCACTGAAGCTGTAACACTGGTTTTCTCTGCGTCAGATGGGGATGCTTTTGATGCAAGAATCCTGGCGAGCCATCTAGCTGTGGAATGCCAGTAATACAGAGAATGCTGAGTTGTGGGTTGAAGTTAGTGAGGGAGCTGCCATTGAAGGCAGGCTGCTTCACATGCCCCTCCATCTACAGGCAGAAGCATGGGAAATGAGCTGAATCCGAATGCTGTAGACTGGAATCTGCAGGGGAATGCTGTGGGCAGGAGCAATAACCCGTGAGGCTCTGTTGCAGTTGGGAAGAGAGGGCGGAACAAGGAACTGCCAGTTTGCATGAACTGGAGATCGGAGAAGTTCGATTGCTGTTAAATTTGAATGTGTAACTTTCAGGTTTTCGTTTTTTAAATCATGTGTACAGATTTGTTAAATCCTCCCTATAGCCCTTCGGCTGATACATGCTGGGATCGTTTGCTAACAAGTGTTTTGATTGTCCTGCTTGAGCATGGTCCAGCAACCCGATTCCTAGCACAACTACTAGGAAAGCAACCCTTTCAGCTATAGAAGAGTGTGATTCTTGCATTGCAAGTTATTGCTGCATACAGTTTATAATCACAGCCTCTCTGCTGTGCATGTTGCACGTGTACACACAGAACATGCATCCCCAGGTAAAATAAGCAGGTACCAATTCATGTTTACAGTGGAACTGATAAAAATAGAAAGGTAGGTAAAttcctgcaagctgaattcttgTGATTTGGATCCAGCTATCCAAGCTGATGGCGTCTTTCCTAATAACTGCCAAGTAGAATCATCATTCAGGAGAATTTTTGCAGTAATAGAGTGCTTGCTGCTCTCTTGGCATTTCTCCTCTAGCTGATGATTCTTTACATATAAAAAGAAACAACATCTATCTTAGCCTACTGAGCAAGTAGCTTcatctcccattaacttcaatggaagccAGGGATCTCATCACCTGGTAGGATTAGAACCTATGGGAACCATACTCTAGACCAGTAGATTAGAGTACCAGAAATCTCCTGTATGATGGGTAGAAAAATCTGCCTCTCTGCCACTTGATCCATTAAATCATTTAGATAAGAGAACTGCAACAGATCTCATTTatctggacttcagtaaagcatttaataCTGTACCATGCAGGAAATCATTGGTGAAGCTGGGGATTAGTACAAGCATTGTAAAGTGAATAATTGATTGGATAAATGGGAAACAAAAATGGGTTGTGTTGAAGAGAGAACTATTGGGCTGGAGTAAGTACTattggggttccccaaggatcagtcTCGACActgatcttatttaatattttcagtaaTGATCATGGCACAAAAAGTAAGTGTGCGCTAatgaaatctgcagatgacaaaaaGTTGGGAGGTCTTGTCAACACAGAGAAGGATCGGAGTATTATACAGGAagatgtcaaagtcagattcaagactcactgaatttgtcagaccactctgcttattagcaaagcgctttgccaatgcacccagatatatgtGAGCCTCCTGCAAAAAGCTCAAGCCAACCCATTTATACAGACAAGCCAAAGCCAATCcaacataggagacaaaaggaagcagaaactgacaaatatacatacatatcttatttgcatactaacgtttaccaaccTCCTAGATCAGTAgaagctctaagttaattagtttgaggacccactgtctcacactccttaatgtttctcttcctgacaactatatttcaacaaatctttcaagcagcatttctttaatgaattataatttcaatataattcattctactttcacaaagACCTGGAGGACTTTGAGCACTGGAGTaacagaaataggatgaaatttaatagtataAAGTACAAGGCCGTGCACTTAGGGACTACTGAGAATTTCTAATATGAGCTGGGTGCTCATcagttggaaatgacagaggaggagaaagacctgggtttaTTAGTtcaccacaggatgactatgaacaACCAATGtgatgcaatcctaggatgtacCAGGCAAGCTATTTTCAGTAGTgatagggaagtattaatgccattgcaCAGGACACTGGTAAACCCTCATTTGGAAAACTAtctacaattctggtcacccatgttcaagaaagatgaattcaaagtaGAACAGGTGCAAAAAAAGCTACTaggatcaggggaatggagagcctattttatgagaggagactacAAAGAGCATGACTTGTTTGAcctagcaaaatgaaggctgagagggaatACAAcggctctctataaatacatcagggagGTAAACACTAGGGAAGAAGTGTTTACGCTAATGGACAAGGTTGGCATGAGAACAAGTAAGTATAaattggccatgaataaatttaggctggacattagaaaaaggtttctaaccatcagaggagtgaggttctgaaaCAGCCTCCCAAAGGGAATAGTGGGGATGAAGAACCAACCTAGTTTTAAGAtagagcttgatacatttatgaagGTGTTTGTATGACCGTGTTGCCTGCGATAGGagggggactggacttgatgacgcagatggtcccttccagtcctaggtcCCTAAATAGAGGGCTGACAGGCTCTGAGGAATGCAGCAGTGCCACTCTGGATAACATACTACTTTCTTCTTGATCTGCTGCATTCATAAACACTGAAAGCTACATCAGCAGGTGCCTCTAAAATCTAACTAGTAATGACCTAAGGAGGAGAGGACACATATATGTAACTGCTTTGCACAGCTGTGCTACAAAGCTTTAAAAATCTCCTTGTAAGGAGGAGTGGACTCTGGGATCTTCAGCTTAGTCCTACACTCAATGATATTTGAAACCATTTCCCCTAGAGAACATAGGGGCCTATACTGTAAGGTGCCAAGCGAACTCATCtcactcagtgggagctgagggcacttAACAGTTCCAGGAGAGCTCAGCACCTTGAAGGAGCAGGTCCATAGTTCCCAGACTTCTCATTGCATTACGAAACTTGAGAACCTCAAGTGTCAAGGGGCCCTTCCATGTATCAAACACGATACAACTTCAGTGCAGCACAAAGCCCTGTCAGTTTGGGCGTCCTAGCCAGAGAGTCCCTCTAATGTAGTATTTCCATTGCCTGCCACAGAAGTGATGAAAGAGAAAGAACTCATGTTGTGATATCCCTGAGGTTTTCGGATCCAGGCCACCAGTGATTCAGGAGGACTCAGCAATTAAAGGTTAAGGAAGAGAGATGGCTGAGGGCTTTAACTGCATTCTAGCCTTGAGGGGAATCTCCTCCTATTCTCTTGGAAATTAGGTTTTGGTTTTTACTTAATGTTTTTTCTAGAGCAATCAATGTAATTGCCAGTAACGCCTTCTCCCTTGTTGTTTCATGTTCATTCTTGCTCTCTTCAAGCTACATGTATCACACTTTTCTTCAGTCCTTCTCGCCAAGGTTCTGGCTGCTCAAGACCAAACTGGACTTAGCATGGCTGTGCTCCTGTAGTATATCCAAAGCTCAACTATGGGCAACTAACCAGAGGAGAGAGAACCAAATGCTCAGCTGGTCATTTGCAGAGGACACTGGAAAAACCTTTGCTCAGTAcccaacaaacaacaacaaaatacaatATAAGCAAATGCCACCAAACCAGGGAGAAGCAAAGAAGAGTCTATTATCAACTACTCTATAATTCTGTGCCAATCCTCATTACTGTATATGGAACTCTGATTCAATGGTGATCAGTACCCTAGAAATATGCATGACAGAGAGGCATCCCCCATCATTACAGTTCCATAGTTTTCTTCATTCCCTGTGCTAAACCACTGTGTAACAATGCCATGCTTCATTTGACAGCTGCAGCTCTGCAATGTAAAGGTGGCTGCTTTTCATTGGTAAAGGACATCTGTGTAGTGACCCTGCAGGTATACACATGGGCTCTGGAGTGCTGTGGGAAAGAAGGTGATACTGTATATAATTGCATGCTGTTATGAATGTTATCGGAGAGCTCTACAAAaaagatttcagaggggtagtcatgttagtctgtatcagcaaaaacaacagagtccttgtagcaccttagagactaacaaatttatttgggcattcgctccaatccctcagacagagacaaacacctagagGATCTCtataaagcattcttaaaactacaatacccacctgctgaagtgaaagaacagattgacagagccagaagggtacccagaagtcacctattacaggacaggcccaacaaagaaagtaacagaacgccactagccatcacctacagcccccaactaaaacctctccaacacatcatcaaggatctacaacctattctgaaggacgatccctcattctcacggaccctgggagacaggccagtccttgcttacagacagccccacaacctgaagcaaatactcaccagcaactacacaccacacaacagaaacactaactgaggaaccaatccctgcaacaaatcctgttgccaactctgtccgcatatctattcaagggacactatCATAGAACCTAACCACATCatccacaccatcaggggctcattcacctgcacatctgccagtgtgatatatgccatcatgtgccagcaatgcccctctgccatgtacattggccaaaccggacagtctctatacaagaataaatggacgtatcagacatcaagaaatgtaacattcaaaaaccaataggagagcacttcaatctccctggacactcaataagagacttaaaagtggccattcttcaacaaaaaaaacttcaaaaacagtcttcaacgagaaactgcagaactgaaattaatttgcaaacttgacaccatcaaattaggcctgaataaagactgggagtggctgggtcactacaaaaagtaattttctctctgttgatactcacatcttctttcagagtagcagccgtgttagtctgtatccgcaaaaagaacaggagtacttgtggcaccttagagattaacaaatttattagagcataagctttcatgagctacagcccacttcatcggatgcatagaatggaacatatagtaagatatatatatatatatatacacacacacaaacacacagataagttgaaagttaccatacaaactgtgagaggctaattagttaagatgaactattatcagcaggagaaaaaaaacttttgtagtgataatcaagatggcccatttagacagttgacaagaaggtgtgaggatacttagcttaaggaaatagattcaatatgtgtaatgaccaagccactcccagtctctaatcAAACCCAAGtaaatggtatctagtttgcatattaattcaagctcagcagtttctccttggagtctgtttttgaagcttttctgttgcaaaattgccacccttaaatcttttacagCTAGTggccagggaggctgaagtgttcttctaccagtttttgaatgttatgattcctgatgtcagattttcTGTTGCATCTGGCATATGCTATAGTCAGAGCAGTGACTATAGCATATAGTTAGCAGCAGGATAAAGTCTGGGAAAGTCAGAATGGGGAGGCCAAGGAGAAGCTTAAAATGGTCTCTTACCCCCAGATATCGGCTATCGTTGAAGATGCGAGGGGGCAATGGATTTCCACTCGTTGGTCGGCTCTCTTCCGGGACATTCTCTCTCATCCATTTCCGGTTCTCCTCATTGGCTGCAATATCTTTTTCTTCAAATTCAATCTTGTTGGCTTCCAAGAAGCCTAACACATCTTGCTGCTGTTTTTTGATCTACAATAAAAGATGTgcaaagggagagagggaaataaacTAGTCAGTGATCAAACAGAAGCTCAAAGGCAGAGCAATCTGTCTGTGCAAGTCCAAGGGTGCAGGTCACTCCGCGCGGTTACAAATTCTCTCTCTAGGCATAGTTACTGCCTTTAAGAGAAACAGTCCATTGTACATCTCTCACTCCCACTTAATATTCTTTTTAGTGTACATTAGTGCAAAGTGCCACAACGACAACCCAGGAAACCAGACCCTGCACAGAAAAGATAAAATGTGGGTCACTACTACTCAAACATTCCCTAGTGCCCAGCAGGGTGCTGCAAGCCCTGTAGTAGAGGAACTACTTCTAGTGGGGGCAGAGCAGTTTagtctctatgtccactgaatcTGCAACTCCTCTGATGAGGCTGCCTACCAGTATTCCAAATGTGATGATAACTTGTGTGTTGAGGATACCTGTCCTCTAGGAAGTACGCTGCGACTTCTCTCCACTCTCCAAACCATTTCACATACAGCAGTGAATGGCCATCAGATAGAACTACTTTCAACCACTACCAAAACTTGGGCTGCCCTCCTAATGTATTTCTTTGCTGGTCTAAGATTAGCACATTCTATAATATACTGGATTGATTAGTGGCTGACCTGTATATGGATAAGAGTCTTACTGCAACCATCAGccaagaaagtaaaaaaaaaagtatataggCCTCTCTCCTGATTTCTTTCCCAACGGTTACTCCTGGTGAATTCTGTGGGATTGTGCACTCGCAGAAAatggcagggaagcaaagggaagctggggggaggggtcatgGGCGCAGTTCTAGGGGGGGAGACTGCCCCTCAAACAGAGGCAAGGCATTAGGGGGGGCACATGGGGTTGCATGtcactcttccctccccccccatttctgcaagtgcagagctgcccagctgaaagAGGCTGCATCTGGGCTCCGCTGAACcctgcctcctgggtcctagtgccaatCATGCTCCCTTTCTGTGTGCTgtgagccttcctgttttctgtgcaacagtgagtgcccACGATGGAGGaaaaggcagtggggaaggaaggaagagtggaatagggcatgggagagggaagaagaggggaaagaggggaaggttGCGGGAGGGAGGTTGCGGGCAGGCAGGATCCCGGCATGCAGCGTCCCttcggcagcagctggggcttcccCGTTAAGCAGGCACTTTGAACCCTCACCTTGACAGGCCCTATTCTCCTACACCTGGACCCCTCTGACGAGCTCCCCAAACCCAGACTCTGACCCCACtgatccccaaccagctgcacctggacccccccccccatcaagtCCCACACAcggagccccccacacccagatcccctgctgagccccaatcaCCTGGATCCCCCGCAAAGTCCTATTGTCCCTGCACCCGGAACCTcccaatgagcccctgtgcatccaaatCTACCACTGAGCTGCCCttacccagactgccccacacagaaacctctcacccccacacttggatcctgctgggctgagcctgcccagccacacctggtgcagagaggcagggccccggggtgtttctggggtaggcccagcccttgcactgtgtcagggtcgggtgcagcctcactgccaagtccctgtactgggggatgtgggggcttcagggtgatctcccacatcaatgcagccagtggcctgtgatccccactgccatgctggagtcacatttattgataaataaaatttgaagaattttaaaatattgagtgcataatttattttttttggcgcagaattccctcaggagtaaatggTGCACGTGTGCAGCCCACTGCTATATCTGTAGGCACAGGTATGTCACAACCCATCCTTCAAAATCAGGTATCATTTGAATTTCCCCTTAATTCCCTTGAAAACAAATAGAGCCCTACAAAATTGTAACCCATTGTTTCTAACACTCCAGGGATTACAGACAGGAATGAGAATAGTCCCTCAGAGAAATCAAATATTGTCCAAAGAAGAGCTGAATCCAAATGCTAGATATTTGTATTGTATTCAACACACGTGTGTTTGAGTCAACATGGAGGATTACTGGAATGTAAAAACAAGGCCCTCAAAGGACCACAAGCTCAGAAAATTCAAAACCCATTTTTCTTCTGTACTTCAGAAGTTGGAGACTCAAGGTATACGCCACACCATCACATAATGCAGAGTAATTTAACAATCATTGCCTATAATGAAGAGTTGCTTCTCAGCAAGCCTGACTAAGCCCCTTGCCTGTTACACTAAGAGTTGAGTCTCTTTCAAAGATATCATTCCGTTTGGCTTCCCATATGATTTACAAGACATCCTTTGAAAGGCATTGTACATGTACACCTGTGAGTATTCTATACACAAACAGACAACCAAAATATTCCCTCTGGCTCTTGAGCTAGAAGAGATTCTTATTGTAAAAGATGCATGCATCAATATACCAGGGCATATTTTTAAATTAGGAGGTTACACTGAGaaagacatttttttaatttcacattttagTCAATTATATCTGTCCAAAAACAAAGGGAGGTTGGTGGTCTTGCGGAGGCCATACCAATATGTCTAACGATTATCCAGGTAACTGTAGTTTATTAACTACAGTCAAGTTTGCTGAGGAGGTAGTTCATGGTGCAAGCCTCTGACTTAAAATACACAGACCCACAGCAATTACAGGTTCAAGTTCCAGGAGGATTGACTCAATCTTTCATCCTTCTGAAACAGACAAACTGAGGACCATACAGCTTACTATGTGTGGATCTTTCAGCTAAGACCCTACAACACAGAGGTCCTGTTTGCTCAGCGATTACACTGAAGACCCGTTGGCAATTTCCATAAGATATGAGGCTTGCTCAATTGTTTTTGGCCTAAAAACCTCTCCTCCCACCACTTCTGTGCAGTGTGCTGACTGGCTGCTATCCCTCCACTCCAGAGTTGGCCAAGTTTCAGCAGTGCTATACAGGTGTCTCTTGGGAAGGGCTTTGTGACGCCCATTAGAATGAGTGGTGCTACACATCAgatactgggtgaaatcctgaccgtAGTGAAACCAGTGGAagttttccatggacttcagtgaagccaggatttcacccaccatGTTTATCATCATTGTTCAAGTATTCTACAACAATCCTTATTCCCAGGAAATATACTTCTGATATTACATCCACACAAGCAATGGGAACATGTCCATGTacgtggtgggggaagagggttaCAAACTCCTACTCTTTtcacaattattttttccttctgtctgtTGTGAATTACTCAGAGCTGGGCTTTTCATCCCTGCCTTCATTTCAAGGGAAAACTTTAAAGGAAGTGTATGGAGCGAACAAGATCCATTCACATCCAATCCAGTGCCGCCCCTATGCTCCCACGTGACACCAAGTGGAAACAGGGATCTCTACTGTGAAAGATTTTGACGGCTTCACATGAAAGTTGGCCTTGATTATTGTCATTCATGAAATATTAGTTTCCTGATCAAGAGACTTCTTCTGTTTACGCTCTGGTTTGCTTCTTTATGATTATACCCGGATGAAGGAGACTGTTTTCAAGGATAGGTATGAGTTATAACGAAAAACCATGATTTAACAGTAAATTTGCCTTCTTCGTACTGCTTCTTTCCCAGTGAAAGCAGCTGAAGCCCTGGCTTTAGCCTAATTAGTGCATACTGACAAAAGCTGAACTCCATACAGATGTTGAATTACTTCTAATTCAGGTCAGATACCAGACTCCCCAAGCAGCCTGTCCATATATGGACAAGTAAAAACACACAAACCCTCAAACAAGCAGATATGAGGTCAGTGGACAGGCATAGGAGCTCCAAATATGGTAGCTGAGCTCCCCGGCTTGCAATAGGACGTTTAAAAAGAAAGCAACAGCCACAAACCCTAGCTGACTGTAAGATCTCAGATCAGAACATAATGCCTATTAGACCATTTACTTTAGAGCAGGGTTTGTATATTTTATAGTTTGCTTTGGGGAGTAAAAGTTGGACTCTTTAAGCACACAGGGTTGAGTTTCTGAGGTATTTAAAGGGAAAATAGCTACCACAGAAATACATAAGATGTCTAGCCATCAGAATACAGCATCTCAAAAGATGCCATTGAACTTGGTTGTGTAATTTCATATCTAGACAATTCTAAAGCATC
This DNA window, taken from Caretta caretta isolate rCarCar2 chromosome 9, rCarCar1.hap1, whole genome shotgun sequence, encodes the following:
- the SH3BGRL gene encoding adapter SH3BGRL isoform X2, with amino-acid sequence MVIRVYIASSSGSVAIKKQQQDVLGFLEANKIEFEEKDIAANEENRKWMRENVPEESRPTSGNPLPPRIFNDSRYLGDYEAFFEARENNAVYAFLGLTAPPGSKEAEALAKQQA